The following coding sequences lie in one Silvanigrella aquatica genomic window:
- a CDS encoding type III pantothenate kinase, with the protein MKDKDYFTVFTEQTTSTMDFAKQYMQNHNHDGQIIAVVAKSQTQARGRGGSSWQQINSSNIASDKLDGQIVFYDHLSDVVLEHNDFLPVTFVIPSERIKIPYEWITAIMGCALYDALKVTESFIKSTFPYLTYNIDKNIYIKWPNDIIFISEKLTDSKLITKYKKISGILCETSTSGSKIGDFYIGIGLNFFNHPQIEKSVSFWESLFFNEKNKSNKREINKTLATPEFRQAILNKFCETLQKEISDYICTSRGKSQLRALTLERSLPIGTLLSVDKGTRQGEFVGLDENAGLILSGTNKPIITGEVTLKESVAEKKNPNENKVSLIKNITPTVAIDFGNTTIHFAFQCSNLNKYQIDIPYDSILSSEKNKIREALKPCLDGFIVDRMQKIDILYTSVTTSEKTNLAISKIKEYLNSIFPEMTFQDTKIIEKEILSIVNLSNEYDVSRLGEDRALKLLFASKQAQKNNENIVVFSFGTAVTCEGVSPSLNIIENYIFPGIQMALNAINHYTALVPLFHANSNKVFPQDKDWNQEIYVQRGVFLSTASSVMATLNMHNPCRCYFTGGNAEIILSIINSINPKHNFKIEIIPSIETNMIIEYKSHFLKNKNTIKFEKIEVENKLNKIKKITNQNSIIPSFTNLHEEGKIGQVMQSMMKARDPKKIDRTLEPKQEDFRKIGSHLENIQSEERIDAYMASKFQFHNRDTWRERIQNGEVLIEHGAHRKIKDKVHLNKIKPTYKLKNYDQIWLYHPTEYEPDVIDKLDVIFDDGDLCIFAKPPNMVIHAAGIYGKNTFVNISAKMGYSDCAAVHRIDRETSGILACARKTETRSIISDAFRQGNIEKMYIAVAKGKNNLPNHFRVSLPIGEPENSLIRLKLWVNGNLPQQAETWFSKLGTFEDYTMYACLPQTGRTNQIRIHLAAIGQWIVGDKMYHKDEQVFIQFYEQGYTDWVHEQTLFPRHMLHNAGIMASNISLPSLALNPIVCELYSDMMESNIVKNLLKNSSIPLDVTEQREYFKNIFLNLHKLNFNEFPEIQQGDNP; encoded by the coding sequence ATGAAAGATAAAGATTATTTTACTGTTTTTACAGAACAAACCACCTCTACAATGGATTTTGCGAAACAATATATGCAGAATCATAACCATGACGGACAAATCATAGCGGTGGTTGCCAAATCACAGACCCAAGCAAGAGGGCGCGGAGGATCATCCTGGCAGCAAATAAATTCCTCAAATATTGCAAGCGACAAATTAGATGGACAAATTGTTTTTTATGATCACCTTTCCGATGTTGTTTTAGAACATAACGATTTTCTTCCTGTTACTTTTGTCATTCCAAGCGAACGCATTAAAATTCCTTATGAATGGATTACTGCTATTATGGGCTGCGCTCTTTACGATGCCTTAAAAGTAACAGAAAGCTTTATCAAATCGACTTTCCCTTATTTAACATACAATATCGATAAAAATATTTACATTAAATGGCCAAATGATATCATTTTTATTTCTGAAAAATTAACAGATTCAAAGTTAATTACAAAGTATAAAAAAATCAGTGGTATACTTTGTGAAACATCGACATCAGGTTCAAAAATTGGCGATTTTTATATTGGTATCGGCTTGAATTTTTTTAATCATCCGCAAATTGAAAAATCTGTCTCATTCTGGGAAAGTTTATTTTTTAATGAAAAGAATAAGTCTAATAAAAGAGAAATAAATAAAACCCTTGCCACACCAGAGTTTCGTCAAGCCATTTTGAATAAATTTTGCGAAACACTTCAAAAAGAAATTTCTGACTACATTTGTACATCGCGAGGAAAATCACAATTAAGAGCGTTAACTTTAGAGAGATCGCTTCCCATTGGAACTTTGCTATCTGTTGACAAAGGAACAAGACAAGGTGAATTTGTAGGACTAGATGAAAATGCAGGGCTCATTTTAAGTGGTACAAACAAACCCATTATAACGGGAGAAGTGACTCTCAAAGAAAGTGTTGCAGAAAAAAAGAACCCTAACGAAAACAAGGTGAGTTTAATTAAAAATATAACTCCAACCGTAGCCATTGATTTTGGAAATACAACCATTCATTTTGCTTTCCAATGCTCTAATTTAAATAAATACCAGATTGATATTCCTTATGATTCAATATTATCATCAGAAAAAAATAAAATTCGTGAAGCTCTTAAACCATGCTTAGATGGTTTCATTGTCGATAGAATGCAAAAAATCGATATACTATACACTTCTGTGACAACGTCTGAAAAAACAAACTTAGCAATAAGTAAAATAAAAGAGTATTTGAATTCCATTTTCCCTGAAATGACATTTCAGGATACTAAAATTATTGAGAAAGAAATATTAAGCATTGTTAATCTTTCAAATGAGTATGATGTAAGTCGGCTTGGAGAAGATCGTGCTTTAAAACTTTTATTTGCAAGTAAGCAAGCGCAAAAAAACAATGAAAATATTGTCGTATTTTCATTTGGCACTGCGGTAACTTGTGAAGGGGTTTCACCCTCACTTAATATAATTGAAAATTATATTTTTCCTGGTATTCAAATGGCATTAAATGCCATAAATCACTACACAGCACTTGTCCCCCTTTTCCATGCAAATTCAAATAAAGTATTCCCACAGGATAAGGATTGGAATCAAGAAATTTATGTACAGCGAGGGGTCTTTTTATCTACAGCTTCTAGCGTTATGGCAACTTTAAATATGCACAATCCTTGCCGTTGCTATTTTACTGGCGGTAATGCAGAAATAATCTTAAGTATTATAAATTCTATTAATCCAAAACATAATTTTAAAATTGAAATTATTCCTAGTATTGAAACGAATATGATTATTGAATATAAAAGTCATTTTCTTAAAAATAAAAATACTATTAAATTTGAAAAAATAGAAGTTGAAAATAAGCTTAATAAAATTAAAAAAATCACTAACCAAAATTCAATAATTCCTTCTTTTACAAATCTACATGAAGAAGGAAAAATTGGACAAGTCATGCAGAGCATGATGAAAGCACGCGATCCTAAGAAAATCGATCGAACACTGGAGCCAAAGCAGGAAGATTTTAGAAAAATAGGATCTCATTTAGAAAATATTCAAAGTGAAGAAAGAATTGATGCCTACATGGCAAGTAAATTTCAATTTCACAATCGTGACACGTGGCGTGAAAGAATTCAAAATGGCGAAGTGCTTATTGAGCATGGGGCACATCGAAAAATAAAAGATAAAGTTCATCTCAATAAAATCAAGCCTACTTATAAATTAAAAAATTATGACCAAATTTGGCTCTATCATCCAACGGAATACGAACCCGACGTCATCGATAAACTTGATGTTATTTTTGATGATGGCGACCTATGCATTTTTGCAAAACCACCTAATATGGTGATACATGCCGCTGGAATATATGGTAAAAATACTTTTGTAAATATTTCTGCAAAAATGGGTTATAGCGATTGTGCTGCCGTGCACCGTATTGATAGAGAAACAAGTGGTATCCTTGCCTGCGCAAGAAAAACAGAAACCCGTAGCATTATTTCGGATGCTTTTAGGCAAGGTAACATTGAAAAAATGTACATCGCTGTTGCAAAAGGAAAAAATAATTTACCAAATCATTTTAGAGTCAGCTTACCCATTGGAGAACCTGAGAATTCATTAATTCGCCTTAAACTTTGGGTCAATGGAAATTTACCTCAACAAGCAGAAACATGGTTTTCAAAACTGGGTACATTTGAAGATTACACAATGTATGCTTGTCTTCCACAGACAGGAAGAACAAATCAAATTCGCATTCATTTAGCAGCTATTGGGCAGTGGATTGTCGGTGATAAAATGTATCACAAAGATGAGCAGGTCTTTATCCAATTTTATGAGCAAGGTTACACAGACTGGGTTCATGAACAGACTTTATTTCCAAGACATATGCTTCATAATGCAGGAATAATGGCATCAAATATCAGCTTACCTTCCTTAGCATTGAACCCTATTGTTTGTGAACTCTACTCGGATATGATGGAATCAAATATTGTTAAAAATTTGCTAAAAAATTCTTCAATCCCTTTAGATGTAACCGAACAAAGAGAATATTTTAAAAATATATTTCTCAATTTGCACAAGTTAAATTTCAATGAATTTCCTGAAATTCAACAAGGAGACAATCCATGA
- the nadC gene encoding carboxylating nicotinate-nucleotide diphosphorylase produces the protein MDLTKVKPHCPFLMPKNALCQSDFTGFCTAKLGVAPHRIINDIVQWLDEDHGAGDPSLFAGFNKNLTAQFFVIAKQDFTLSGLPIMQETFNQTSSGQIKLYSDFEEGDSIPKGSVVIAGEGYASSILLAERVALNLSSKLSGITTKTKSILSEIRKYSSTVSLLETRKTTPGLRIYEKYATRVAGARNHRHGLDTGAMLKENHLRSIGSIEEALDNLNKNIPILTKIEIEVSNLNEFRAALNRGADVIMLDNFSYDDVKIAVQEKNKINKNIKLELSGNLDEKNIEEIASLGVDYLSMGALIHKAIWVDMSLQLYLPA, from the coding sequence ATGGATCTCACGAAAGTAAAGCCTCATTGTCCTTTTTTGATGCCAAAAAATGCTCTATGCCAATCCGATTTTACAGGATTTTGTACCGCAAAACTGGGTGTCGCACCGCACCGTATTATTAATGACATTGTACAATGGCTTGACGAAGACCACGGAGCGGGAGACCCATCCCTCTTTGCTGGATTTAACAAAAATCTCACGGCTCAGTTTTTTGTTATAGCCAAACAGGACTTTACTCTCTCAGGTCTGCCTATAATGCAAGAAACCTTTAACCAAACTTCTAGTGGACAGATAAAACTCTACTCCGACTTTGAAGAGGGTGACTCTATTCCTAAAGGAAGCGTGGTCATAGCGGGCGAGGGATACGCCAGCTCCATTCTGTTAGCGGAAAGAGTGGCTCTAAATTTAAGCTCAAAATTAAGCGGTATTACTACAAAAACAAAATCTATTTTATCGGAAATTCGAAAATATTCTTCTACTGTGTCACTTCTTGAAACAAGAAAAACAACTCCAGGGCTGCGCATTTATGAAAAATATGCAACAAGAGTTGCGGGAGCTCGAAATCACAGACACGGCCTTGATACAGGAGCTATGCTCAAAGAAAATCACTTAAGGAGCATTGGCAGTATTGAAGAAGCTCTTGATAATTTAAACAAAAATATACCTATATTGACTAAAATTGAAATTGAGGTTAGCAATCTCAACGAATTTCGCGCTGCTTTAAATCGTGGTGCAGACGTGATCATGCTGGATAACTTTTCTTATGATGACGTTAAAATAGCTGTCCAAGAAAAAAATAAAATAAATAAGAATATAAAACTTGAATTGAGTGGAAATTTAGACGAAAAAAATATCGAAGAAATTGCTTCACTGGGAGTAGATTATCTCAGCATGGGAGCATTAATTCATAAAGCCATTTGGGTCGATATGAGCCTACAACTCTACCTTCCTGCATAA
- a CDS encoding trans-sulfuration enzyme family protein: protein MNRHSKHFDTICVHAGVEPDKVTGAIMTPIYQTSTYVQESPGHPKIYDYSRAGNPTRTALEVSLAALEGTKHAISFASGLAAVGAVAQLLNPGDHVLVCDDVYGGTGRLFRKIFSKYNIHFDFIDMTHAKNIEPHFTKNTKLVWIETPTNPLLKLIDIESVAKIAKKQGALTVVDNTFCSPIFQNPTDFGADIVLHSTTKYIGGHSDMVGGCLMLNNDDLAEQLKFLQFAAGSVNAPFEAFLLLRSIKTLSLRMKKHHENALLVAKEMQNMNIFSEVIFPGLESHPQHALAKKQMRGFSGMISARIHGDFDTVKKYLSRLKYFSLAESLGGVESLVNHPETMTHASVPAEHRKKLGISSDLLRFSVGIENPDDLIEDIKNAAKL from the coding sequence ATGAATCGTCATAGCAAGCATTTTGATACCATTTGTGTGCATGCCGGTGTCGAACCGGATAAAGTAACAGGAGCCATTATGACTCCTATTTATCAAACATCAACATATGTTCAAGAAAGCCCAGGACATCCTAAAATTTATGATTATTCGCGCGCCGGTAATCCTACACGCACCGCTTTAGAGGTTTCCCTTGCCGCGCTAGAAGGAACAAAGCATGCCATATCATTTGCATCGGGTCTTGCTGCTGTAGGCGCTGTAGCACAACTTTTAAATCCGGGGGATCACGTCCTTGTTTGCGACGATGTCTATGGCGGTACAGGTCGACTCTTTCGAAAAATATTTTCAAAATATAATATTCATTTCGATTTTATCGACATGACTCATGCAAAAAATATAGAACCTCATTTTACTAAAAATACAAAATTAGTTTGGATTGAAACCCCAACCAACCCACTTTTAAAACTCATTGACATTGAATCCGTTGCTAAAATTGCTAAAAAACAGGGTGCTTTGACTGTTGTTGATAATACGTTTTGCTCACCTATTTTTCAAAATCCAACTGACTTTGGTGCTGATATTGTATTACATAGTACAACAAAATATATTGGTGGACATAGTGATATGGTAGGCGGTTGTCTCATGTTAAATAATGACGACTTAGCTGAACAATTAAAATTTTTACAATTTGCTGCAGGAAGTGTGAATGCCCCTTTCGAAGCATTTTTATTACTCAGAAGTATTAAAACACTTTCTCTCAGAATGAAAAAACATCATGAAAATGCCTTGCTCGTTGCAAAAGAAATGCAAAATATGAATATATTTTCTGAGGTCATATTTCCAGGACTAGAATCCCATCCGCAGCATGCCCTTGCAAAAAAACAAATGCGTGGATTTTCAGGAATGATTTCTGCGCGCATTCATGGTGATTTTGATACTGTGAAAAAATATTTATCTCGACTAAAATACTTTTCTCTTGCAGAAAGTCTTGGTGGAGTTGAATCTCTCGTGAATCATCCTGAAACAATGACGCACGCCAGCGTACCAGCAGAACACCGCAAAAAGCTAGGTATTTCATCAGATCTATTGCGTTTCTCCGTAGGTATTGAAAATCCCGATGATTTGATTGAAGATATTAAAAACGCAGCAAAACTTTGA
- a CDS encoding NADH-quinone oxidoreductase subunit N, which produces MSADFMMSQLQGTVKTAIQTRLWEDILPSQSFYYLALPILLLLIGGLVTMILGVFKTDPDKPSYPAWYVAIGVCFAAASVAIFSHTPLPRSYLGSGVLIDGISRTSFIVISIGTLFTLMACSMTSFGKQLLRSEFLTLILFSSAGLMVMCAAGEFLSFFIGLELTSISLYVLVGYQRRSLQGMEAAIKYFILGAAAAALLLMGAALIYASIGSLRFVDFKTLDISYSNPFGLVGILLIFCGLAFKLAIAPFHSWAPDVYQGANSHLTGYMASLVKFSVAVVILRLLSDGFGSGERTGLIIVFWLFGALSIAVGSLFGLVHNSIKRILAYSSVANAGYFCLAFASLTMNPNSLEAKQSLMSYAVIYAVLSLGAFTVIAWFEDSNREDLLKEELAGMGAKKPIAAITLSVFLFGFAGIPPVAGFFGKFFLLLSAINQGFIGLSIILVIFSCLSLFYYLSIMSEIWFKPATRYSAQNPQSEETNSGMMVISVIAAVAAIVIGIVGPRWAISLNYTQASEKNMRIINTADLHPIDHNKLTPTSDK; this is translated from the coding sequence ATGTCAGCAGATTTTATGATGTCTCAACTCCAAGGAACTGTGAAAACCGCCATTCAAACCAGATTGTGGGAAGATATTCTGCCTTCTCAGTCTTTTTATTACTTAGCGTTACCTATCCTTTTGTTGCTGATTGGTGGTTTGGTAACTATGATTTTAGGTGTGTTTAAAACGGATCCTGACAAACCGAGCTATCCTGCTTGGTACGTTGCTATAGGCGTTTGTTTTGCGGCCGCTTCTGTGGCAATTTTTTCACATACCCCACTGCCACGCTCTTATTTGGGAAGTGGTGTTTTAATTGATGGAATATCGAGAACATCTTTTATAGTGATATCAATTGGTACTTTATTTACGTTAATGGCTTGTTCTATGACATCATTTGGCAAGCAATTGTTACGTTCTGAATTTTTAACATTGATTTTATTTTCATCTGCCGGTCTCATGGTCATGTGTGCTGCCGGTGAATTTTTAAGCTTTTTTATTGGCCTTGAGCTTACAAGTATTTCTCTTTATGTTCTTGTGGGATACCAACGCCGTTCTTTACAGGGCATGGAAGCAGCAATTAAATACTTTATATTAGGAGCTGCAGCTGCTGCGTTACTTTTGATGGGTGCCGCCTTAATTTATGCGAGTATTGGTTCCTTACGATTTGTTGATTTTAAAACGCTTGATATTTCTTATTCAAATCCTTTTGGGTTAGTTGGAATTTTACTTATTTTTTGTGGTCTTGCATTTAAATTGGCAATTGCTCCTTTTCATTCTTGGGCGCCCGATGTTTATCAAGGTGCTAATTCGCATTTAACAGGATACATGGCATCATTGGTAAAATTCAGTGTGGCTGTTGTTATTTTAAGATTATTAAGCGATGGCTTTGGATCGGGAGAGCGTACAGGATTAATCATTGTTTTCTGGTTATTTGGAGCGCTTTCTATTGCCGTTGGATCTTTATTTGGTCTCGTTCATAACAGTATCAAACGTATTTTGGCTTATTCTTCAGTGGCAAATGCAGGGTACTTTTGCTTAGCTTTTGCTTCTCTTACCATGAATCCAAATAGTCTTGAAGCAAAACAATCTTTAATGTCATACGCGGTTATTTACGCTGTTTTAAGTTTAGGAGCGTTTACTGTTATTGCTTGGTTTGAAGATTCCAATAGGGAAGATCTTTTAAAAGAAGAGCTTGCCGGAATGGGTGCTAAAAAACCAATTGCTGCAATTACTTTAAGTGTATTTTTGTTTGGCTTTGCGGGTATTCCTCCTGTTGCTGGATTTTTCGGAAAGTTTTTCTTGTTACTTTCGGCAATCAATCAAGGATTTATAGGTTTATCCATTATTTTAGTCATATTTAGCTGCTTGTCGTTGTTTTATTATCTGTCCATTATGTCTGAAATTTGGTTTAAACCTGCGACTCGCTATTCTGCGCAAAATCCTCAATCTGAAGAAACAAATTCGGGTATGATGGTGATATCTGTTATTGCCGCCGTTGCCGCTATTGTTATTGGAATTGTGGGGCCTCGTTGGGCAATTAGTTTAAATTATACTCAAGCTTCAGAAAAAAACATGCGAATTATAAATACAGCTGATTTACATCCTATTGATCATAATAAACTGACGCCTACGAGTGATAAGTAG
- a CDS encoding iron-containing alcohol dehydrogenase — MRYFDLISQTLKNQNIGNNLYEQLPLQFYSTNYHDFYDKIKNYLDSCIHKFGFKNNVFILTDSKDKLSEIKNSKTINEKIIDLLSSDFNVIHKSLSVSKSVDTDEIHASEYYLNETINLIEAEKNNFIFISLGSGAITDLLKHALYLNKKDTIFISIPTAMTVTAFTSSFSVVDLEGAKRTRQSKIVNATFWIEPLLQAAPLNLSRAGFGDLLARFVAYGDWYLSYKLGIAENYNELAYHLMEIYADPLKQMANCFQQEFLTSDAIEIISASLAMAGISMSLSGETTPLSGYEHVISHGLDFLRLTSRRSLVLHGEQVALASLTSAMTFDWLLEFEEFDTKKMRTMNEKEIQKIITQFMSNAPFFGNKNDADEINPDELNKVKKIFAEDYIIKSDKWNLAKENISEFQNNWAEIKTHITKITMRSDEMQRLLEQANLPTYPEATFPTTTALEFRWALRFSPFIRSRFSVADFIFWIGEDPCIAAAI, encoded by the coding sequence ATGCGTTATTTTGATCTTATTTCTCAGACGCTAAAAAATCAGAATATAGGTAATAATCTTTATGAACAACTTCCTCTACAATTTTACAGCACAAATTATCATGATTTTTACGATAAAATAAAAAATTATTTAGACTCATGTATTCATAAATTTGGTTTTAAAAATAATGTTTTTATTTTGACTGACTCAAAAGATAAGCTGTCGGAAATTAAAAATAGTAAAACTATAAATGAAAAAATTATTGATTTATTGAGTAGTGATTTCAATGTCATTCACAAAAGTCTTTCGGTCTCCAAATCTGTTGATACCGATGAAATTCATGCTTCTGAATATTATTTAAATGAAACGATTAATCTCATTGAAGCAGAAAAAAATAATTTTATTTTTATTTCGTTGGGTAGTGGAGCTATCACAGATTTATTAAAACATGCGTTATATTTAAATAAAAAAGATACCATTTTTATTTCTATTCCTACTGCAATGACAGTGACAGCTTTTACTTCCTCTTTTTCTGTTGTTGATTTAGAGGGAGCCAAGAGAACAAGACAATCTAAAATTGTAAATGCTACATTTTGGATTGAGCCTCTATTGCAAGCAGCTCCTTTAAACTTATCGCGTGCCGGGTTTGGCGATTTGCTCGCTCGATTTGTCGCCTACGGAGATTGGTATTTATCTTATAAACTCGGAATTGCTGAGAACTATAACGAATTGGCATATCATTTAATGGAGATTTATGCCGATCCATTAAAACAAATGGCAAATTGTTTTCAGCAAGAATTTTTAACAAGTGATGCTATTGAAATTATATCTGCATCCCTTGCTATGGCAGGCATTTCTATGTCTTTAAGTGGTGAAACAACGCCTTTGAGTGGTTATGAGCACGTGATCAGTCATGGATTGGATTTTTTACGTCTTACATCGCGACGTTCTTTAGTTCTTCATGGTGAGCAGGTTGCGCTTGCTTCATTAACGAGTGCAATGACTTTTGATTGGTTATTAGAATTTGAAGAGTTTGATACTAAAAAAATGAGGACAATGAATGAGAAAGAAATTCAAAAAATAATAACGCAATTTATGAGCAATGCTCCTTTCTTTGGAAATAAGAATGATGCAGATGAAATAAATCCTGATGAATTAAATAAAGTTAAAAAAATATTTGCGGAAGATTATATTATTAAAAGCGATAAATGGAATTTAGCTAAAGAAAACATTTCTGAATTCCAAAATAACTGGGCGGAAATTAAAACACATATTACAAAAATCACAATGCGTTCTGATGAAATGCAAAGACTTTTAGAACAAGCGAATTTACCAACTTATCCTGAAGCAACATTCCCAACGACGACAGCTTTAGAATTTAGATGGGCTTTAAGATTTTCTCCTTTTATCCGTTCTCGTTTTAGCGTTGCTGATTTTATATTTTGGATAGGAGAAGATCCTTGTATTGCGGCTGCTATTTAG
- a CDS encoding complex I subunit 4 family protein yields MVDGVSQWILSLLIIFPLLVALLIVIIPSNADCRLHKNIALVGTIIELIFSLHLIKYFVPNSAQFQFAQVLPWLPEVTGIKYIVGVDGLNLILVLLSTVFSVIVMLTTYSSIKTKIKGFLALFLLLESAIIGVFVSLDVVLFYVFWELTLIPVYFMLGIWGGKNRVYATIKLFVYGVIGSLLMLVALIYLYYTHSIHNGGVYSSNLLDLYRTAAALPFATQAWLFLAVTLAFGIKVPIFPFYTWLPDTYEQAPATYTLLSGVILKLAAYGLIRFSVCLFPAAATYFAKPIMVLALIGIIYGALIAWQQTNVRRIMAFSSLSHLGFIVIGIFSLNTIGLQGALYQMINHAVTAGALFILFNFLYERRGSFELDDFGGLAKVLPWYGFFFVIAAMGSVALPSTGSFIGEWLILIGAFQAQPVIGSLATLGVIFGAVYILLATYRIIFGPLNKEENKHIQGLNRNEVIQLSILSVLIFVLGFASSPILQHTKPTLINIEKSVNTNSPYMSELANIHDGFLYPLNKFPSDSHEGVK; encoded by the coding sequence ATGGTCGATGGCGTTTCGCAGTGGATTTTATCACTGCTCATAATATTTCCATTATTGGTTGCTTTATTAATTGTCATTATTCCTTCTAATGCCGATTGTCGTTTGCATAAAAATATTGCATTAGTTGGTACAATAATAGAGCTTATTTTTTCTCTACATTTGATTAAATATTTTGTGCCAAATTCAGCACAATTTCAGTTTGCACAAGTTTTGCCTTGGCTCCCTGAAGTAACAGGAATTAAATATATTGTGGGAGTTGATGGGTTAAATTTAATACTCGTTCTCCTTTCTACAGTATTTTCTGTTATTGTTATGCTAACTACTTACTCATCAATTAAGACAAAAATAAAAGGATTTTTAGCACTTTTCCTTCTGCTAGAATCTGCCATAATTGGTGTCTTTGTATCATTAGATGTTGTTCTGTTTTATGTATTTTGGGAACTTACTTTAATACCTGTTTACTTCATGTTAGGCATTTGGGGCGGTAAAAATCGCGTATATGCGACTATAAAGCTATTTGTTTATGGAGTTATAGGAAGTTTATTAATGCTTGTGGCTTTAATATATCTTTATTATACTCATTCAATTCATAATGGTGGTGTGTATTCCTCAAACCTACTTGATTTATATAGAACTGCAGCAGCATTGCCTTTTGCAACACAAGCATGGCTCTTTTTAGCTGTTACGTTAGCTTTTGGTATTAAAGTTCCTATTTTTCCATTTTATACATGGCTGCCCGATACATATGAACAAGCACCTGCAACATATACACTTTTATCAGGAGTCATCTTAAAGCTTGCTGCATATGGGTTAATCCGTTTTAGTGTTTGTTTGTTTCCAGCAGCAGCAACATATTTTGCAAAACCTATAATGGTACTTGCTTTAATAGGAATTATTTACGGAGCTCTTATTGCTTGGCAGCAAACAAATGTGCGTCGCATTATGGCTTTCTCTTCCTTAAGTCACTTGGGTTTTATAGTTATTGGTATTTTTTCATTGAACACCATTGGATTGCAGGGTGCTCTTTATCAAATGATAAATCATGCTGTGACAGCGGGCGCTCTTTTTATCCTTTTTAATTTCCTATATGAAAGAAGAGGATCTTTTGAGCTCGATGATTTTGGTGGTCTTGCTAAAGTCTTACCTTGGTATGGCTTTTTCTTTGTTATTGCCGCCATGGGTTCAGTCGCTTTGCCAAGTACAGGAAGCTTTATTGGAGAGTGGCTTATTTTAATTGGAGCCTTTCAAGCGCAACCCGTCATTGGATCTCTTGCTACTTTGGGTGTGATTTTTGGAGCTGTTTATATATTACTTGCAACATATAGAATAATATTTGGTCCTTTAAATAAAGAAGAAAATAAGCATATTCAAGGCTTAAATAGAAATGAAGTGATACAGCTTAGTATTTTGTCAGTGCTTATTTTTGTATTAGGGTTTGCTTCTTCTCCAATATTACAACATACGAAGCCAACATTAATTAATATTGAAAAAAGTGTGAATACAAACTCACCTTACATGTCTGAACTTGCAAATATACATGATGGGTTTCTTTATCCTCTTAACAAATTTCCGTCTGATAGCCATGAAGGAGTAAAATGA